In Carnobacterium sp. CP1, the following are encoded in one genomic region:
- a CDS encoding 2-keto-3-deoxygluconate permease, with protein MVKFMNKIPAGTFLVPMLLSALLYTLWPNLFSNLGGITNAFLGGSGTNFIIGLICFCSGIGINLKTLGKLFKRHGVLLLVKLVLTVGFGLLFIALFGQSGVFGISALAFIVAICSMNPALYISIVNDFGDEVDKAAIGLVGLFGIPAVPMLIYAISGQGEIAWMPIISTILPLILGMILGNLDKDFSKIFGAGISVLLPILGWNIGQGMNLIEGLQSGIYGIILVVVFYVLMSPLVVVDKMILKNDGVAALSMNAVAGVSASFPAIIAQVNPGLESYVTSATTQIVTLAIITILVTPMLARKLYQQTHKIDSK; from the coding sequence ATGGTAAAATTTATGAATAAGATTCCAGCAGGAACGTTTCTCGTTCCAATGCTGCTGAGTGCATTGCTTTATACTTTATGGCCGAATTTATTTAGCAATCTAGGTGGGATTACAAATGCTTTTCTTGGAGGAAGCGGAACGAATTTTATCATAGGATTGATTTGTTTTTGTTCCGGAATCGGGATCAATCTTAAAACACTTGGCAAACTTTTTAAACGCCATGGGGTATTGTTGCTCGTGAAGTTGGTTTTAACTGTTGGTTTTGGACTATTATTTATCGCCCTTTTTGGACAATCTGGCGTTTTTGGTATTAGTGCTTTGGCTTTTATAGTAGCCATTTGCAGTATGAATCCTGCTCTTTATATTTCAATTGTAAATGATTTCGGAGACGAAGTAGATAAAGCAGCTATTGGTTTAGTCGGTTTATTTGGAATTCCTGCAGTACCCATGCTTATTTATGCCATTTCTGGTCAAGGAGAAATCGCATGGATGCCGATTATCTCAACTATTTTGCCGCTTATATTGGGAATGATTTTAGGGAATTTAGATAAAGATTTTTCAAAGATTTTTGGTGCAGGAATCAGTGTACTGCTTCCAATACTTGGCTGGAATATTGGTCAAGGAATGAACTTGATTGAAGGACTGCAATCTGGTATTTATGGAATTATACTAGTCGTCGTATTCTATGTCTTGATGAGTCCGCTAGTTGTAGTGGATAAAATGATTCTAAAGAACGATGGAGTGGCCGCATTATCCATGAATGCAGTTGCAGGAGTTTCAGCGTCTTTCCCAGCCATCATCGCTCAAGTCAATCCTGGGCTAGAGTCTTACGTTACCAGTGCAACGACACAAATCGTCACTTTAGCCATTATCACTATTCTAGTTACACCGATGTTGGCTCGCAAATTGTACCAACAGACTCATAAAATCGATTCTAAATAG
- a CDS encoding plasmid pRiA4b ORF-3 family protein, which yields MIFQFKISLLDIGVPVWRRVQVNSDSTFRELHEVIQVAFDWYNSHLHNFSIRKSNGRKIQNIFIEPDNEYQGPNSDASWGNFASFIENLNEEEETLAKWFKKEKDRVVYTYDFGDDWEHEIVLEKILEPAPDMYYPICLKAKNDTPEENSRGELIDGDFLLINPDSKEIVEDINDMLGEGFSDLDFK from the coding sequence ATGATTTTTCAATTTAAAATTTCTTTACTAGATATCGGAGTACCCGTATGGCGAAGAGTCCAGGTGAATAGTGATTCCACTTTTCGTGAACTACATGAAGTTATTCAAGTTGCTTTCGATTGGTATAATTCTCATTTACACAACTTTTCTATTCGAAAATCAAATGGTCGAAAGATCCAAAATATTTTTATCGAACCTGATAATGAGTATCAAGGGCCTAACTCGGATGCTAGCTGGGGCAACTTCGCCTCGTTCATTGAAAATTTAAATGAGGAAGAAGAAACTCTAGCTAAGTGGTTCAAAAAAGAAAAAGATCGAGTTGTTTATACATATGATTTCGGAGATGACTGGGAACATGAAATCGTACTCGAGAAAATTTTAGAACCTGCTCCTGATATGTACTACCCTATTTGTCTTAAAGCAAAAAATGACACTCCTGAAGAAAACAGCCGAGGCGAACTAATAGACGGTGATTTCTTATTAATTAATCCAGATTCGAAGGAGATTGTCGAAGACATCAATGATATGTTGGGGGAAGGATTTTCTGATTTAGATTTTAAGTAA